A genomic segment from Stappia indica encodes:
- a CDS encoding flagellar hook-length control protein FliK produces the protein MNLAGHIPTIATGVMAAARSGLAGGGDSANGAPGAMSAFAALLGAVPGGTAVQGVLQAAGTALGGATGGGATGGGATGSTGKAGAGSVPVSAGRAISSDLAGRVDFGETGSLLPLDFLQRLIAGTGAELPAGLAAGGEVSVGIEADAVAADQAISGQGLGRGKAKDGSATGIAGILSGLIAQNGKAAEVLPTTPAGQGAGAAADGEIAQGAGAGAAVAGGEAAAVPGTQDGTAGAGKADGGAVSLAATLPGAGSELDLDLTSAGKADGKTAGAGAGIDTAAASASGSSEGEGDAASQALQLALAAKRGGETIATSETSPQPVASGQQAGEAAAKRETQAGPATVAAGLAAGAAADPEGETALPLQLSGKGETAAQPGTATAQAGTVDPAVSAQAGKVLAAGGAGQVTPSQVQADVARMRREQAAAQGSPAAVSASESAQAQAEASLAAAGRAPVASPSASTSSPETASATATAVSPATSSGASPAGAARPVGSGVAASAGAASDIAATVAADDQAATGTTAAREAGQQAKPGPVAVSVADAAARAAGAAVAARAAVSTPAAEIPADARASVTIEAGDEAVAAKTETSAARPQAAATQAQMPAVEAAAAATLPRGTASAEARTVAMGEADSLAAADLSASLSNGGDGDGDAPLPGAKPQAQATQGTAAADTQRPGVSAAALAFAAAMSDGAGETGRNEAPLDGSFDGRMEIGRAEAQAHVSTAALRGSTAALPQNVAVASAHLATEVARFAQKGQTRFQIRMDPPELGRVDVELKVSRDGTVRAHLTVERSETLDMFLRDQRGLERALDAAGLKLDSGGLEMSLKNQNGFAGFERGEGGNDRFAPGEGGGLQKEDGDTLPMAAARAYVSGASGALDIQI, from the coding sequence GTGAACCTCGCAGGCCACATCCCGACGATAGCGACAGGCGTCATGGCGGCTGCCCGCTCCGGCCTTGCCGGCGGCGGCGACAGTGCCAATGGTGCGCCCGGCGCGATGTCGGCGTTTGCGGCGCTGCTGGGCGCGGTGCCTGGCGGGACGGCGGTGCAGGGCGTGCTGCAGGCGGCCGGGACGGCGCTCGGCGGGGCGACGGGCGGCGGGGCAACGGGCGGCGGGGCAACGGGCAGCACCGGCAAGGCCGGCGCGGGCAGCGTCCCGGTCTCGGCCGGGCGGGCGATCTCCAGCGATCTGGCCGGCCGTGTCGACTTCGGCGAGACGGGCAGCCTGCTGCCGCTCGACTTTCTCCAGCGCCTGATCGCGGGAACCGGCGCCGAACTGCCGGCGGGCCTTGCCGCGGGCGGCGAGGTGAGCGTCGGGATCGAGGCGGATGCGGTTGCTGCGGATCAGGCCATCTCCGGCCAGGGTCTGGGGCGGGGCAAGGCGAAGGACGGTAGCGCGACCGGGATTGCCGGCATTCTCTCCGGGCTGATCGCCCAGAACGGCAAGGCGGCCGAGGTGTTGCCGACGACGCCGGCCGGCCAGGGGGCTGGCGCGGCGGCGGATGGTGAGATCGCCCAGGGTGCAGGCGCTGGTGCGGCTGTCGCCGGCGGCGAGGCCGCTGCGGTGCCCGGCACGCAAGACGGAACTGCCGGAGCCGGCAAGGCGGATGGCGGGGCGGTTTCGCTCGCCGCGACGCTGCCGGGTGCGGGCAGCGAACTGGATCTGGACCTGACTTCGGCCGGCAAGGCTGACGGCAAGACGGCGGGCGCCGGGGCCGGCATCGATACTGCCGCGGCGAGCGCATCGGGCAGCAGCGAAGGCGAAGGCGACGCCGCCTCGCAGGCGCTGCAGCTGGCGCTGGCGGCAAAGCGCGGCGGCGAGACCATCGCCACCAGCGAAACGAGCCCGCAGCCGGTCGCAAGCGGCCAGCAGGCGGGCGAAGCGGCGGCCAAGCGCGAGACGCAGGCCGGGCCGGCGACGGTCGCGGCCGGCCTTGCCGCAGGCGCGGCGGCGGACCCGGAGGGCGAGACGGCCCTTCCGTTGCAGCTTTCCGGCAAGGGCGAGACGGCGGCGCAGCCCGGCACTGCGACGGCGCAGGCCGGGACCGTCGATCCGGCAGTTTCGGCCCAGGCCGGCAAGGTTCTGGCCGCGGGCGGCGCAGGCCAGGTGACCCCGAGCCAGGTGCAGGCCGATGTGGCGCGGATGCGCCGCGAGCAGGCCGCGGCCCAGGGTTCGCCGGCAGCCGTATCTGCATCTGAATCGGCGCAGGCACAGGCCGAGGCCTCCCTGGCGGCGGCAGGGCGGGCGCCCGTCGCGTCCCCATCGGCTTCCACCTCCTCGCCGGAGACGGCAAGCGCGACCGCCACGGCCGTATCGCCCGCCACATCATCGGGGGCGTCGCCGGCAGGGGCCGCGCGTCCGGTAGGGTCCGGCGTGGCAGCGTCCGCAGGGGCAGCGTCAGACATCGCGGCAACCGTTGCGGCCGATGACCAGGCCGCGACCGGAACGACGGCCGCCCGCGAGGCCGGCCAGCAGGCGAAGCCGGGACCTGTCGCCGTGAGCGTCGCCGATGCAGCGGCGCGTGCTGCGGGTGCAGCTGTCGCGGCCCGTGCGGCAGTGAGCACGCCGGCGGCGGAAATCCCCGCCGATGCCAGGGCTTCGGTGACGATCGAGGCCGGCGACGAGGCCGTTGCGGCAAAGACGGAGACGTCGGCGGCGCGGCCGCAGGCGGCTGCAACCCAGGCGCAAATGCCGGCCGTGGAAGCTGCCGCAGCCGCGACCCTGCCACGCGGGACGGCCTCGGCCGAGGCCCGGACCGTGGCGATGGGCGAGGCGGACAGCCTTGCAGCTGCCGACCTCAGCGCGAGCCTTTCGAATGGCGGCGACGGGGACGGCGACGCGCCGCTGCCCGGCGCCAAGCCGCAGGCCCAGGCGACGCAGGGCACGGCGGCTGCCGACACGCAGCGGCCGGGCGTGAGCGCTGCGGCGCTCGCCTTCGCGGCGGCGATGAGCGACGGCGCCGGCGAGACGGGACGCAACGAGGCGCCGCTCGACGGCAGCTTCGACGGACGCATGGAGATCGGCCGCGCCGAGGCGCAGGCCCACGTTTCAACCGCCGCCTTGCGCGGATCGACGGCGGCGCTGCCACAGAACGTGGCAGTGGCAAGCGCTCATCTGGCGACGGAAGTCGCCAGGTTTGCCCAGAAGGGGCAAACGCGCTTCCAGATCCGTATGGACCCGCCGGAACTCGGCCGGGTGGACGTCGAACTGAAGGTCTCGCGCGATGGCACGGTGAGGGCGCACCTTACCGTGGAGCGGAGCGAGACGCTGGACATGTTCCTGCGCGACCAGCGCGGGCTGGAGAGGGCACTGGATGCCGCCGGCCTCAAGCTGGACAGCGGAGGACTCGAAATGTCGCTGAAAAACCAGAATGGTTTCGCCGGATTCGAGCGTGGCGAGGGCGGCAACGACCGCTTTGCGCCGGGCGAGGGCGGCGGCCTCCAGAAGGAGGACGGCGACACGCTGCCGATGGCAGCGGCACGGGCCTATGTGAGCGGCGCGAGCGGCGCCCTCGACATACAGATCTAA
- the mnmA gene encoding tRNA 2-thiouridine(34) synthase MnmA, with the protein MLNSLDIPKRPEDTRVVVAMSGGVDSSVVAGLMQREGYDVIGVTLQLYDHGEAVHRAGACCAGQDIQDARRVAERLGIPHYVLDYEDRFREKVIERFAESYIAGETPIPCVACNQTVKFSDLLETARTLGADVLATGHYVRSRLLDGHRAMFRPVDLDRDQSYFLFATTQEQLDFLRFPLGGLTKPQTRELAREFGLTVAEKQDSQDICFVPQGRYADVIERLKPNAAEPGDIVHVDGRVLGTHQGIIHYTIGQRRGIGIATGEPLYVVRLEAEGRRVVVGPREALGTREIVLREVNWIGPGSLSDIPPEGIELHAKVRSTRPPKPAVLRLVEGRAVIDLVDGETGVAPGQACVFFDDDGDGARVLGGGWIERTIPVNSGLSASRAEPATAVSL; encoded by the coding sequence ATGCTCAACAGTCTCGACATCCCGAAGCGACCGGAGGACACCCGCGTCGTCGTTGCCATGTCCGGCGGCGTCGACTCGTCCGTCGTCGCCGGGCTGATGCAGCGCGAAGGCTACGACGTCATCGGCGTCACGCTGCAGCTCTACGACCACGGCGAGGCGGTGCACCGCGCCGGTGCCTGCTGCGCCGGCCAGGACATCCAGGACGCCCGCCGCGTCGCCGAGCGCCTCGGCATCCCGCATTACGTGCTCGACTACGAGGACCGCTTCCGCGAGAAGGTGATCGAGCGCTTCGCCGAGAGCTACATCGCCGGCGAGACGCCGATCCCCTGCGTCGCCTGCAACCAGACGGTCAAGTTCTCCGACCTGCTGGAGACCGCGCGCACCCTCGGCGCCGACGTGCTGGCCACCGGCCACTACGTCCGCTCCCGCCTCCTCGACGGTCACCGCGCGATGTTCCGCCCGGTCGATCTAGACCGCGACCAGAGCTACTTCCTCTTTGCCACCACCCAGGAGCAGCTCGACTTCCTGCGCTTCCCGCTCGGCGGGCTGACCAAGCCGCAGACGCGCGAGCTCGCTCGCGAGTTCGGCCTCACCGTCGCCGAGAAGCAGGACAGCCAGGACATCTGCTTCGTGCCGCAGGGCCGCTATGCCGACGTCATCGAGCGGCTGAAGCCGAACGCCGCCGAGCCGGGCGACATCGTCCATGTCGACGGCCGGGTGCTCGGCACCCACCAGGGCATCATCCACTACACGATCGGCCAGCGCCGCGGCATCGGCATCGCCACCGGCGAGCCGCTCTACGTCGTGCGTCTGGAGGCGGAAGGCCGCCGCGTCGTCGTCGGCCCGCGCGAGGCGCTCGGCACCCGCGAGATCGTGCTGCGCGAGGTCAACTGGATCGGCCCCGGCAGCCTTTCCGACATCCCGCCCGAAGGCATCGAGCTGCACGCCAAGGTGCGCTCCACCCGTCCGCCCAAGCCTGCCGTGCTGCGCCTCGTCGAGGGCCGCGCGGTGATCGATCTCGTCGACGGCGAGACCGGCGTCGCGCCGGGCCAGGCCTGCGTCTTCTTCGACGACGACGGCGACGGCGCCCGCGTTCTCGGCGGCGGCTGGATCGAGCGCACCATTCCCGTCAACTCCGGCCTCAGTGCCTCGCGCGCCGAGCCCGCCACCGCGGTATCCCTGTAA
- a CDS encoding class I SAM-dependent methyltransferase: MSVEFFPVSRLRRLAERVAKRLGLARVAGLSTGSVESAYARWAPVYDWVFTAPLVFGQRAAAREANRLSGELVEVGVGTGLSLPLYGETLTVTGIDLSKPMLERARERVRRKKLKNVATLRAMDASEMDFDAARFDIATVMYVMTVVPDPSAVLQELERVVRPGGTVIIVNHFAADKGLLALIERGLARFASTLGWDPLFRRETVLDNTSMELVLEERLGPLGLFTMMVFRRQD, encoded by the coding sequence ATGAGTGTCGAGTTCTTCCCCGTCAGCCGCCTGCGCCGCCTTGCCGAGCGCGTTGCCAAGCGCCTCGGCCTTGCCCGCGTCGCCGGCCTGTCCACCGGGTCGGTGGAAAGCGCCTATGCCCGCTGGGCGCCGGTCTACGACTGGGTCTTCACCGCGCCGCTGGTCTTCGGCCAGCGCGCCGCCGCGCGCGAGGCCAACCGGCTGAGCGGCGAGTTGGTGGAAGTCGGCGTCGGCACGGGCCTGTCCCTGCCGCTCTACGGGGAGACCCTGACCGTGACCGGCATCGACCTGTCGAAGCCGATGCTCGAGCGCGCCCGCGAGCGCGTCCGCCGCAAGAAGCTGAAGAACGTCGCCACCTTGCGGGCGATGGACGCGTCCGAGATGGATTTCGACGCGGCCCGCTTCGACATCGCCACCGTCATGTATGTGATGACCGTGGTGCCCGACCCCTCCGCCGTGCTCCAGGAGCTGGAGCGGGTGGTCAGGCCCGGCGGCACGGTGATCATCGTCAACCATTTCGCCGCCGACAAAGGTCTGCTTGCGCTGATCGAGCGCGGCCTTGCCCGCTTCGCCTCGACCCTCGGCTGGGACCCGCTGTTCCGCCGCGAGACGGTGCTCGACAACACCTCGATGGAACTGGTCCTCGAAGAACGCCTCGGCCCGCTCGGCCTCTTCACCATGATGGTCTTCCGCCGCCAGGACTGA
- a CDS encoding esterase-like activity of phytase family protein — MKFSVLGALAAALLGSTVAASADPVFNRVASFPVNTNLPAGTDGKSETSAEIITATADGSMLVYSDSPLGGVGFIDITDAASPKPAGFVGLDGEPTSVTVLGGKVFAGVNTSTSYTAPSGRLAVIDIASREIGASCDLGGQPDSVALSPSGDLMAVAIENERDEDLNDGALPQMPAGFLVLLPVVDGLPDCAKARKVDLTGLAAIAPEDPEPEFVDINAANEVVVTLQENNHIVVVDGASGEILSHFSAGTVDLENVDVEEEGALTFDGTLTGVAREPDAVQWLDGERLVVANEGDYEGGSRGFTIFSKSGEVLHESGLDFEYRVATAGHYPEKRSGNKGAEPEGLEVGRFGEETLIFVLSERGSAIGVYRDTGAAPEFVQLLPTGVAPEGAVAIPGRNLFAVSNEADLVEETGLRSHVTLYERAEGVAAYPMIVSRMDDAGRPIGFGALSGLAADPSAPGILYAVSDSAYGMQPTIFRIDASGHPARITDAIRVTRAGQPAQLLDLEGIVADGKGGFWLASEGRSDKLVPHALYRVDGKGEIKAQVAFPPELLAVETRFGAEGVTLIGDTLWIAIQRPWKDDPKGTVKLVSYNTATKEWGAVRYPLEGAETGWVGLSEIALHGEHVYIIERDNQIGDNARLKKLYRVPVSALVPAPLGGELPLVAKEEVRDFIPDLKATGGYVVDKIEGFAVDASGTGYAVTDNDGVDDSNGETLFFSTGKM; from the coding sequence ATGAAATTCTCGGTGCTCGGCGCGCTTGCCGCCGCGCTTCTCGGCTCGACCGTCGCGGCCTCCGCCGATCCGGTGTTCAACCGGGTCGCCTCCTTCCCGGTCAACACCAACCTGCCGGCCGGCACGGACGGCAAGAGCGAAACCTCGGCCGAGATCATCACGGCGACCGCCGACGGGTCGATGCTGGTCTATTCCGACAGCCCGCTGGGCGGGGTCGGCTTCATCGACATCACGGATGCGGCGTCGCCCAAGCCGGCCGGCTTCGTCGGCCTCGACGGCGAACCGACCTCGGTGACGGTGCTGGGCGGCAAGGTCTTCGCCGGCGTCAACACCTCGACGAGCTACACCGCGCCGTCCGGCCGGCTGGCGGTGATCGACATCGCCTCGCGCGAGATCGGAGCCTCCTGCGATCTCGGCGGCCAGCCCGATTCCGTCGCCCTGTCGCCGTCCGGCGATCTCATGGCGGTGGCAATCGAGAACGAGCGCGACGAGGACCTGAACGACGGCGCGCTGCCGCAGATGCCGGCGGGCTTCCTGGTGCTGCTGCCGGTGGTCGACGGCCTGCCCGACTGCGCCAAGGCCCGCAAGGTCGACCTGACCGGTCTGGCGGCCATCGCCCCTGAGGACCCGGAGCCGGAATTCGTCGACATCAACGCGGCCAACGAGGTCGTGGTGACGCTGCAGGAAAACAACCACATCGTCGTCGTCGATGGCGCCAGCGGCGAGATCCTCTCGCATTTCTCCGCAGGGACCGTCGATCTGGAGAATGTCGACGTCGAGGAAGAGGGCGCGCTGACCTTCGACGGCACGCTGACCGGCGTTGCCCGCGAGCCCGATGCGGTGCAGTGGCTGGACGGCGAGCGGCTGGTCGTTGCCAACGAGGGCGACTACGAGGGCGGCTCGCGCGGCTTCACGATCTTCTCGAAGTCCGGCGAGGTGCTCCACGAGAGCGGTCTCGACTTCGAATACCGCGTCGCGACGGCCGGCCACTATCCGGAGAAGCGCTCGGGCAACAAGGGCGCCGAGCCCGAGGGGCTCGAGGTCGGCCGCTTCGGCGAGGAAACGCTGATCTTCGTGCTGTCCGAGCGCGGGTCGGCCATCGGCGTCTATCGCGATACCGGCGCGGCGCCGGAGTTCGTCCAGCTGCTGCCGACCGGCGTTGCGCCGGAAGGGGCGGTCGCCATTCCGGGACGCAACCTCTTCGCCGTTTCCAACGAGGCGGACCTCGTCGAGGAGACGGGGCTGCGCTCGCATGTGACGCTCTATGAGCGGGCGGAAGGGGTTGCCGCCTATCCGATGATCGTGTCGCGGATGGATGACGCGGGCCGGCCGATCGGCTTCGGCGCCCTGTCGGGCCTTGCCGCCGACCCGAGCGCGCCCGGCATCCTTTATGCTGTCAGCGACAGCGCCTACGGCATGCAGCCGACGATCTTCCGCATCGATGCGAGCGGCCATCCTGCCCGCATCACCGATGCGATCCGCGTGACGCGGGCCGGCCAGCCGGCGCAGCTGCTCGACCTGGAAGGCATCGTCGCCGACGGCAAGGGCGGGTTCTGGCTCGCCTCCGAGGGGCGCTCCGACAAGCTGGTGCCGCATGCGCTCTACCGCGTCGACGGCAAGGGCGAGATCAAGGCGCAGGTCGCCTTCCCGCCGGAGCTGCTGGCGGTGGAGACCCGCTTCGGCGCCGAAGGCGTGACGCTGATCGGCGACACGCTGTGGATCGCGATCCAGCGCCCGTGGAAGGACGATCCGAAGGGCACGGTGAAGCTGGTTTCCTACAACACCGCGACGAAGGAATGGGGCGCGGTGCGCTATCCGCTGGAGGGCGCGGAGACGGGCTGGGTCGGCCTGTCGGAGATCGCGCTCCATGGCGAGCACGTCTACATCATCGAGCGGGACAACCAGATCGGCGACAATGCCCGGCTGAAGAAGCTCTACCGCGTGCCGGTGTCGGCGCTGGTGCCGGCCCCGCTCGGCGGCGAGCTGCCGCTCGTTGCCAAGGAAGAGGTGCGCGACTTCATCCCGGACCTGAAGGCGACCGGCGGCTATGTGGTCGACAAGATCGAGGGCTTTGCGGTCGATGCCTCGGGCACCGGCTATGCGGTCACCGACAATGACGGCGTCGACGACAGCAACGGCGAGACGCTGTTCTTCTCCACCGGCAAGATGTGA
- a CDS encoding class I SAM-dependent methyltransferase, with protein MTSRAFGYILRAVERGAFPKSRKWAWKRLYNMLSRLWRDSDWRFMNYGYLPAGDAFALTAEDEPERAFIGLYHQAMAGLAVEGARVLEVGSGRGGGARYIARYMAPAAVTGLDYSPETVRRARQLNDDTPNLAFEVGDAEALPFADGSFDIVVNIESSHCYADVPAFAREVARVLAPGGCFTWADMRAATMIEGLDRDLGASGLVLESETNLSPGVVSALDAVNERKMSRIQKSALMRRFLKEFSGAKGSLLYRNLQSGGVVYLARRYRKPLA; from the coding sequence ATGACCAGCCGCGCCTTCGGATACATCCTGCGTGCGGTCGAGCGCGGCGCCTTCCCGAAGAGCCGCAAATGGGCATGGAAGCGGCTCTACAACATGCTGTCGCGACTGTGGCGCGACAGCGACTGGCGCTTCATGAACTACGGCTACCTGCCGGCGGGCGATGCCTTTGCCCTGACGGCGGAGGACGAGCCGGAGCGCGCGTTCATCGGCCTCTACCACCAGGCGATGGCCGGGCTCGCGGTCGAGGGCGCGCGCGTGCTCGAAGTGGGCTCGGGCCGCGGCGGCGGGGCGCGCTACATCGCCCGCTACATGGCGCCGGCCGCGGTGACCGGCCTCGACTATTCGCCGGAGACGGTGCGCCGGGCGCGGCAGCTCAACGACGACACGCCGAACCTTGCCTTCGAGGTGGGCGACGCAGAGGCGCTGCCCTTTGCCGATGGAAGCTTCGACATCGTCGTCAACATCGAGTCCTCCCACTGCTACGCCGATGTGCCGGCCTTCGCCCGGGAAGTGGCGCGGGTGCTGGCGCCGGGCGGCTGCTTCACCTGGGCCGACATGCGCGCGGCAACGATGATCGAGGGGCTGGACCGGGATCTCGGCGCCTCGGGCCTGGTGCTGGAGAGCGAGACCAACCTGTCGCCGGGCGTGGTCAGCGCGCTCGACGCGGTCAACGAGCGCAAGATGAGCCGCATCCAGAAGAGCGCGCTGATGCGGCGGTTCCTGAAGGAATTTTCCGGCGCCAAGGGCTCGCTGCTCTATCGCAACCTGCAGTCCGGCGGCGTCGTCTATCTTGCCCGCCGTTACCGCAAGCCTCTGGCGTAA
- a CDS encoding metal-dependent hydrolase — protein sequence MTSASMPSWAGEHADDEIVPRDIRFDISGNAERHWFGGDPLRTAMVDGFSIFLPEGERFFIRSLKHYASKLGDPELIKEINGYAVQEAFHTREHEDYNRTIARLGYDVEEMERPIKYVLGNVSVPLIRLAVTCAIEHMTANFSTMTLRHQEIFADANPAYRRLWMWHALEELEHKAVALDVYKRAAAGMPAWKRYGLRVSAMNGTAFHFSRILLRNVRLYAQADGIRTGFRFWSRFAWLLLVRPGYTRLSLLAFLRYYKPGYDPRKVDDSDLIRKGRAWLANEYAAGDPAKETPAR from the coding sequence ATGACCAGCGCTTCCATGCCCAGCTGGGCCGGCGAGCACGCCGACGACGAGATCGTGCCGCGCGACATTCGTTTCGACATTTCCGGCAATGCGGAACGGCACTGGTTCGGCGGCGATCCGCTGCGCACGGCGATGGTCGACGGGTTCTCGATCTTCCTGCCCGAGGGCGAGCGCTTCTTCATCCGTTCGCTGAAGCACTATGCGTCGAAGCTCGGCGATCCGGAGTTGATCAAGGAAATCAACGGCTACGCGGTGCAGGAGGCGTTTCATACCCGCGAGCACGAAGACTACAACCGGACGATTGCAAGGCTCGGCTACGATGTCGAGGAGATGGAACGGCCGATCAAATACGTGCTCGGCAATGTCTCCGTGCCGCTGATCCGGCTGGCGGTGACCTGTGCCATCGAGCACATGACGGCCAATTTCTCGACCATGACGCTGCGCCACCAGGAGATTTTCGCCGATGCCAATCCGGCCTATCGGCGGCTATGGATGTGGCACGCGCTGGAGGAGCTGGAACATAAGGCGGTGGCGCTCGACGTCTACAAGCGCGCGGCGGCCGGGATGCCGGCCTGGAAGCGCTACGGGCTGCGGGTCTCGGCGATGAACGGCACCGCCTTCCACTTCAGCCGCATCCTCCTGCGCAACGTCCGCCTGTACGCGCAGGCCGACGGCATTCGCACGGGCTTCCGCTTCTGGTCGCGCTTCGCCTGGCTGCTGCTGGTGCGGCCCGGCTACACGCGGTTGAGCCTGCTGGCTTTCCTGCGCTACTACAAGCCGGGCTACGATCCGCGCAAGGTCGACGACAGCGACCTGATCCGCAAGGGGCGGGCCTGGCTCGCCAACGAATATGCCGCCGGCGACCCGGCCAAGGAGACCCCCGCCCGATGA
- a CDS encoding PhoX family protein, with protein MDRNDRQHIDFEDFSFDAFDEARRPAPQSTGFDQVVERALSRRGFLGVLAYGSGAAAMGLGTGVTGLLSSVSAEAATSRFAFAPIPIATDATVHVPDGYTWQVLARWGDPLFSDAAEFDHATGGDAATSNRIFGENTDGMELFTVGSRQVIAVNHEYVNPKLNLPQNDKGTPASSEDVRKLQNLQGVTVMEVAEGEDGWRIVVDSPLNRRIDHNTQMRLSGPAAGHDLLKTEADPTGTASLGTFNNCGAGRTPWGTYLTCEENFNGYFGSTDEAFALPEHFKRYGIGAKSVYSYEKFDPRFDVSKNPNEPHRAGYIVEIDPSDPASVPVKRTALGRFKHENAALVIARDGRVVVYMGDDERGEFLYRFVSSGIYTPGADTSALLDEGTLSVARFADDGKGEWVALTPEATGMSAAEIAVFTRVAASKVGATTMDRPEWVAVNPVAVEAYCALTNNTRRGVKPNAGGDETPVGGPNPRAENKYGQIVRWYPENDDHAADTFAWDLFVMAGNPTVHKDAYGGSDNVNEGNMFNSPDGMMFDTTGLLWIQTDGDDDNEGDFAGQGNNQMLAGDPATGRIERFLTGPNGSEVTGLTWSADRRTMFVGIQHPKAPFPDGEGTLGRSSIIAVKRADNAPVG; from the coding sequence ATGGATCGCAACGACCGCCAGCATATCGATTTCGAGGACTTTTCCTTCGACGCGTTCGACGAGGCCCGCCGGCCCGCGCCGCAGTCGACCGGCTTCGACCAGGTGGTCGAGCGCGCGTTGAGCCGCCGCGGCTTTCTCGGTGTCCTGGCCTATGGCTCGGGCGCGGCCGCCATGGGGCTCGGGACCGGTGTGACCGGCCTGCTGTCGTCCGTCTCCGCCGAGGCCGCCACCTCGCGCTTCGCCTTCGCGCCCATTCCGATCGCCACCGACGCCACCGTCCATGTGCCGGACGGCTACACCTGGCAGGTGCTGGCGCGCTGGGGCGACCCGCTGTTTTCCGATGCCGCCGAGTTCGACCACGCGACCGGCGGCGATGCCGCCACCTCCAACCGCATCTTCGGCGAAAACACCGACGGCATGGAGCTGTTCACCGTCGGAAGCCGCCAGGTGATCGCGGTCAACCACGAATACGTCAACCCGAAGCTCAACCTGCCGCAGAACGACAAGGGCACGCCGGCCAGCAGCGAGGACGTGCGCAAGCTGCAGAACCTGCAGGGCGTCACCGTCATGGAAGTGGCGGAAGGCGAAGACGGCTGGCGGATCGTCGTCGACAGCCCGCTCAACCGGCGCATCGACCACAACACGCAAATGCGCCTGTCGGGTCCGGCCGCCGGCCACGACCTCCTGAAGACCGAAGCCGATCCGACCGGCACCGCCTCGCTCGGCACCTTCAACAATTGCGGTGCGGGCCGCACGCCCTGGGGCACCTACCTGACCTGCGAGGAGAACTTCAACGGCTATTTCGGCTCGACGGACGAGGCCTTCGCCCTGCCCGAGCACTTCAAGCGCTACGGCATCGGCGCCAAGAGCGTCTATTCCTACGAGAAGTTCGATCCGCGCTTCGACGTCTCGAAGAACCCGAACGAGCCGCACCGCGCCGGCTACATCGTCGAGATCGATCCCTCCGACCCGGCCTCCGTGCCGGTCAAGCGCACCGCCCTCGGCCGCTTCAAGCACGAGAACGCGGCGTTGGTGATCGCCCGTGACGGCCGCGTCGTCGTCTATATGGGCGACGACGAGCGCGGCGAGTTTCTCTATCGCTTCGTCTCGAGCGGCATCTACACGCCGGGCGCCGACACCTCGGCTCTGCTCGACGAGGGCACGCTCTCCGTCGCCCGCTTCGCCGACGACGGCAAGGGCGAGTGGGTCGCGCTGACGCCGGAGGCGACAGGCATGTCGGCGGCCGAGATCGCCGTCTTCACGCGCGTTGCCGCCTCCAAGGTCGGCGCCACCACCATGGACCGGCCGGAATGGGTCGCGGTCAACCCGGTCGCGGTCGAGGCCTATTGCGCGCTGACCAACAACACGCGCCGCGGCGTCAAGCCGAATGCCGGCGGCGACGAGACGCCGGTCGGCGGGCCCAACCCGCGCGCCGAGAACAAGTACGGCCAGATCGTGCGCTGGTATCCCGAAAACGACGACCACGCCGCCGACACCTTCGCCTGGGACCTCTTCGTCATGGCCGGCAACCCGACCGTGCACAAGGACGCCTATGGCGGCTCGGACAACGTCAACGAGGGCAACATGTTCAATTCGCCCGACGGGATGATGTTCGATACGACCGGCCTTCTGTGGATCCAGACCGACGGCGACGACGACAACGAGGGCGACTTCGCCGGCCAGGGCAACAACCAGATGCTGGCGGGCGACCCGGCGACGGGACGCATCGAGCGCTTCCTGACCGGCCCGAACGGGTCGGAGGTGACCGGCCTCACCTGGTCGGCCGACCGGCGCACCATGTTCGTCGGCATCCAGCATCCGAAGGCGCCCTTCCCGGACGGCGAGGGCACGCTCGGCCGCTCGAGCATCATCGCGGTGAAGCGGGCGGACAACGCGCCGGTCGGCTGA
- a CDS encoding GNAT family N-acetyltransferase has protein sequence MTDAITIELEQSGSKGRYVARVAGRDGEAELTFSVASDKLVIADHTGVPESMRGTGVGLALVERLVADAREKGFRIMPLCPFVNAQRKKHPEWADAFNV, from the coding sequence ATGACCGACGCGATCACCATCGAGCTCGAGCAGTCCGGCAGCAAGGGGCGCTACGTCGCCCGCGTCGCGGGCCGCGACGGCGAGGCGGAACTGACCTTCTCGGTCGCCAGCGACAAGCTCGTCATCGCCGATCACACCGGCGTGCCGGAGAGCATGCGCGGCACCGGCGTCGGCCTCGCTCTGGTCGAGCGCCTGGTCGCCGACGCCCGCGAGAAGGGCTTCCGCATCATGCCGCTCTGCCCCTTCGTCAACGCCCAGCGCAAGAAGCATCCGGAGTGGGCGGACGCCTTCAACGTCTGA